Below is a genomic region from Procambarus clarkii isolate CNS0578487 chromosome 63, FALCON_Pclarkii_2.0, whole genome shotgun sequence.
acttctattcaatatccattgtttcgtgttctgtcttgtgttgatgaaattaataccctattaatactcttgttctgtcttgtgttgatgaaattaataccctattaataccacactttgttctgtcttgtgttaatgccacatcaccccttccacctcactcaaatgtagatataaaatcggagatacgtaagttctattcagttgtgtatttgtgaactaaagtctttgaaaatgtaataagttttacgaaacgcgcccgtgtcgcgtcagactagaaataaaaatgaattttggagaattgattttttatttacctccaacagtgaagcgtaatgtacgaaagattgagaaaattcgtgttagaattattaatcttactttttcggtcatatttaataatatatatatatatatatatatatatatatatatatatatatatatatatatatatatatatatatatatatatatatatatatatatatgcagaataaccacatgtgaaaaatagaaaatgcttaacgcgttttcggctaattcgccttcatcagagcaaagtagaatgaagattgaatgatcttcattctactttgctttgatgaaggcgaattagccgaaaacgcgttaagcattttctatttttcacatgtggttattctacatacttggatcagtgtttttgtgatcattattgcatatatatatatatatatatatatatatatatatatatatatatatatatatatataaatatatatatatatatatatatatatatatatatatatatatatatatatatatatatatatatatatatatatatatatatatatatatacatactctagctgtacccggccacgcgttgctgtggctcagtctggttaaatggaaaagaaagaaaagagtaagagtacgtttctaatatgtttaatttcacaatgcttgtgggtaaagCTTTCGCACTTGTGTTTTATTTCCTACAAAAATTCAAATCCGCTTGAAGTGATCGGGCCTCGCattttgcaggtcggcgtttgatTCCTGATTGTCCAAGTGGTTTGTTACAGTTCCTTCACTATAGATTCATATCCCAgccccatgtcctcatatcccagccccatgtcctcatatcccagccccatatcctcatatcccagccccatgtcctcatatcccagccctgagtcctcatatcccagccccatgtcctcatatcccagccccatatcctcatatcccagccccatgtcctcatatcccagccctgtgtcctcatatcccagccccatgtcctcatatcccagccccatatcctcatatcccagccccatgtcctcatatcccagcctcaTGTCCTCCtgtccctttcaagtgctatatagtcattctGGCTTTATGCTTTCTTCTCATAATATGATTTTTAAATTATTGCTTCAATTTTAAATTATCTTCCTCTTAACTTATTTTGTGCTTTAACATTTTCACAAATTTTTACAAATCTGCGTACTTCATTTCCACAACATCTTCTCTATTATTATATCCATCTCCACACGAACGTCCCAGTTTTTTGTACCTATTTCCAGAAGAACAAAAAACTTGTGTACCTATTtctataagattttttttttgcaattgCAAATGAACTTCCCTGTTATTGTCTCCTGTAAACAAGGACACCCCCATTTGTTTTCATATCCACAATAGAGCTGAGAGCGCTCACTTTTTTTTCCCCTACCTTCCTATTTTTGTCGCAGGTCGCAAGAACAGCCAGTGTGTTTGTCCGGGACACAGGCGCGCCACGCGACCCGCCCAACAACACTCCCGACCATGTACCGTACTTGTTGTCTCAGATATTAGCATTTAAATTGAACTGTGTTGGATGATGTTGCTGCAAAAAAAAGCACTTTATCCTGAAACTATTCAACCCCTGGTCTGTcgtgtatggacttttaaggaCTGAAGTCTCttgcatatatgtatgtgtgtgtgtgtgtgtgtgtatgtatgtgtaaacttgtgtgtatgtgtgagtgtgtgtgtgtgtgtgtgtgtgtgtgtgtgtgtgtgtgtgtgtgtgtatgtatgtgtttgtgtgtgtgtgtgtgtgtcgtatgcCCGTCCTACTAGCCTCGTAGTTTAATATTTCTTCGACTTACttcgtttccagcttccatttaCGTTCACTTATCCTAATTTCTCTCAATTTCAAGAGGCTGTCCATCTCCATCGTGTCAATTCTGGGGTAAACTGGCAGCTCTCACACAGGTTTGCAGTATACAAGAATACCAGCTGTACCAGCCGACCAATCATAATGTAGTTAAGCTGTCATAGTTATCCTTCGACAGGTTAATTACCCCTCATCTCTACATCAGTCttaacaagttatatatatatatatatatatatatatatatatatatatatatatatatatatatatatatatatatatatatattatatatattatatatatatatatatatatatatatatatatatatatatatatgtcgtacctagtagccagaactcactttttggcctactattcaaggcccgatttgcctaataagccaagttttcctgaattaatatattttttctattttttttcttatgaaatgataaagctacccatttcattatgtatgaggtcaatttttttttattgtagttaaaattaacgtagatatatgaccgaacctaaccaaccctacctaacctaacctaacctatcttcataggttaggttgggttaggttgccgaaaaaggtaggttaggttaggttaggtaggttaggaagtcgaaaaaacattaattcataaaaacttggcttattaggcaaatcgggccttgcatagtaggctgagaagtgcgttctggctattaggtacgacatatatatatatatatatatatatatatatatatatatatatatatatatatatatatatatatatatatatatatatgtgcggaaaatccacagagaaatatgaaagaaagtgaacgtttcggcctgttaaagcctttgccaacaccagactgactaagggaagagagagagaggatacaggccgacacctggaacctgaccacccatctctagggaaagaattagcCAGAAACAggcatagcttagcttagaatggtcaaagaggattaagcggtcagagaataagaatgaaagattaaagaaaagcctcatgaacacacaatatatgaatataaaattgtaatgagacattgtaagcttctctatcagagttttttcttaaactgttgtgcaatattataacttaaaaatggatcaagtttgtacataccagtactaacattaagaagatttggacactgattagagcagactcaatcaatttccgttccacgaaaccaccacaattggtaatgcttttcaccccattccagttaatagtgtgatcacataAACTCGTGTGCAGATATAATGCACTTGACGTTTggacagttctaatactataagcatgttgtgacaaccgcaattgtaaggactttcctgtttgtccaagatacacaaaatcacaatcattgcagggaatcgaatacacacaacctgctgtaccaggggagtttttttttattaaattggatttgatcgtactattagtgaacaccaaatttatattaagtttcttaaaaatcggagacagtttttcaagtccactcgcataaggtaccaccaatgagttaataattactGGTTTCGCCATAGggccgtgattataaaacgtacgcttggcttgttcaaacgagaaatccaaaaacctcttaggatattgtaaacttcccaatttcatatattttagcaatctcttcatcaaaaaactcagggctgcataccctcaaagctcgtagaaatattcctgaaaatactgcctgtttaactttactatgatgattggaataaaaatgaacatacgaccctacCCTGGGTCGGTAGGGTATACCGACCCAGGTATAGCATGTTGTATACTATAAGcatacaacatgcttatagtattagaactgccgaaatgtctaatgcattgtatctgcacacgagtttatgcgatcacaatattaactggaatgaggCGAAAAGATTACCAATTGTGGTGGttttgtggaacggaatttgattgagtctgctctaatcagtcagtgtccaaatcttcttaatgttagtactggtatgtacaaacttgatccatttttaagttataatattgcacaacagtttaagaaaaaactctgatagagaagcttacaatgtctcattacaattttatattcatatattgtgtgttcatgaggcttttctttaatctttcattcttattctctgaccgcttaatcctctttgaccattctaagctaagctatgccTGTTTCTGgctaattctttccctagagatgggtggtcaggttccaggtgtcggcctgtatcctctctctctcttcccttagtcagtctggtcttgacaaaggctttaacaggccgaaagccagggtaggttgatacggagatgttgttacccatgcagcaggtcgcccttctccacggcgccgaaagtctccaatggaaaggccaataccaatacgattggttccagcaccgtcgcagtAACTGTCAggacgaggttgaaggcaacaacggaCTGCCcaaggggctccagctccggagtttaCCTCCAGGTCtgtaaaagaaggcacagggactccaaacccggagaccgctgaggtcggggccggagaagacccaccccagcaagggcaagaacgaccccagcctcctgaagcagagcctggcccgcacgagccccaggaggtggacggcccggtcccgcacctacgtgTGCGGAGCTTGTCTATATAACACTTTCCAAatgccatatagtcgtaatgacttggtgctttatCCTGATAACCGCCTCCCTTAACAAGCTGTGGGAGGGGAGTTCCTCCACATACATGGACCACCCGGCCCGACAGTTCTTCTCCAAACCACCACCAATCCTAGTATGGATCAAGGGGCAAATCACTAACTAATGTCCCAATAATGGCCACATTTCCTAGAGACAGTACTAAGGTATGCAAATATATGACTTTCGCTGCCAGAGCCGAGGAGGCGCTGCTGGCCTCGGCTGGCACAGGTTAACGAGTGTTTAGAAGAGGCTTGGAGAGGTTCTATATCAAAGTAAGAGGCACTTGAGGGCTGCCGACTCCATATCTAGAGTTGTGACAATTTATCACAAGGTAAAGTCTACCTTcagacacagggagaggtctacctACAGACACAAGGAGAGGTCTACCTTcagacacagggagaggtctacctgcagacacagggagaggtctaccttcagacacagggagaggtctaccttcagacacagggagaggtctaccttcagacacagggagaggtctacctacagacacagggagaggtctacctacagacacagggagaggtctaccttcagacacagggagaggtctaccttcagacacagggagaggtctacctgcagacacagggagaggtctacctgcagacacagggagaggtctaccttcagacacagggagaggtctaccttcagacacagggagaggtctacctTCAGATACAGGGAGAGGTCTACCTTcagacacagggagaggtctacctTCAGACACAAGGAGAGGTCTACCTTcagacacagggagaggtctacctacagacacagggagaggtctaccttcagacacagggagaggtctaccttcagacacagggagaggtctacctTCAGATACAAGGAGAGGTCTACCTTCAGACACAAGGAGAGGTCTACCTTcagacacagggagaggtctacctTCAGACACAAGGAGAGGTCTACCTTcagacacagggagaggtctacctACAGAAACAGGGAGAGGTCTACCTAcagacacagggagaggtctacctacagacacagggagaggtctacctacagacacagggagaggtctaccttcagacacagggagaggtctacctTCAGACACAAGGAGAGGTCTACCTTcagacacagggagaggtctacctACAGAAACAGGGAGAGGTCTACCTAcagacacagggagaggtctacctacagacacagggagaggtctacctacagacacagggagaggtctaccttcagacacagggagaggtctaccttcagacacagggagaggtctacctTCAGATACAAGGAGAGGTCTACCTTCAGACACAAGGAGAGGTCTACCTTcagacacagggagaggtctacctACAGACACAAGGAGAGGTCTACCTTcagacacagggagaggtctacctTCAGACACAAGGAGAGGTCTACCTTcagacacagggagaggtctacctacagacacagggagaggtctaccttcagacacagggagaggtctaccttcagacacagggagaggtctacctacagacacagggagaggtctacctacagacacagggagaggtctacctacagacacagggagaggtctacctACAGACACAATAAAAGACAAGTTTATCCATCCAAAATTTAATTCAGAAAAGCagagttaatttgttaaaattttgccccgaggggcgcagtttactgggcagcgccactcatcttgtgagtggacacgccgccatagcagcatgtacaacactccccaataggaagaaaacccgctgggttgttcatcttgtCACTTATAGTTCAATGGAtcactcgattgtttcaagcgaaggttagataTATGAATGCGTTTGGGTCGGGAATGAATAGAGCTGTCGTGCATAGGCCTACCTACAGGCCTTCTGAATTTTATGTCATCCGTCTGTTCTCGCAAATCCTTACATTGTTCGCACCTCCATGAAGCTTCCAGATAAGCAAACAACATAGTTTGTTGCTATTTGAATTTCTAAGTGATCATTCGTAAACGCGTGCCAAATATATCAATCTAAACGTCCCTTGCCTCACCACTTGGCTTAAACCACCGACAACTCAAagataaaaaaacaaacaaaaaacgacCTAGGTtgagtatacatacatacatacatacatacagtatacaTACAAAGGGCTGCTGACTGAGCCACCTATACATGAGAGACTCAGTCTGTCTGGAGAGATAAACTCCTCACAGAAAGTTCCCGGTAGAAACTCAGACTTCTAACCCGAGTCTAGTAAGCCAGGTAGAGAAAGTCGTCCACAGAAAGTCAGCAAGGGAAAGTATCTAGCTAAAAGTCGATCACAGGAAATCTTCCCAGAAAGGAGCACAAAACAGTGATTCATGACAAACTCGCTCATAACACGTTGATAATAAAAAGTATCTCACAAGAGTCGCTCACAGAGAAGACATTAATATTTG
It encodes:
- the LOC138354542 gene encoding S-antigen protein-like, encoding MTAKCDTATGVVLSRPLPVSEGRPLPVSVGRPLPVSEGRPLLVSEGRPLPVSEGRPLLVSVGRPLPVSEGRPLLVSEGRPLLVSEGRPLPVSEGRPLPVSEGRPLPVSVGRPLPVSVGRPLPVSVGRPLPVSVGRPLPVSEGRPLLVSEGRPLPVSEGRPLPVSVGRPLPVSVGRPLPVSVGRPLPVSVGRPLPVSEGRPLLVSEGRPLPVSEGRPLLVSEGRPLLVSEGRPLPVSEGRPLPVSEGRPLPVSVGRPLPVSEGRPLLVSEGRPLPVSEGRPLPVSEGRPLPVSEGRPLPVSEGRPLPVSAELVEDEGMAAKEVSGITEKINKHVEDVPEKNQITPLLKHRKVQRERRYPVKGWCMRWRAVPG